One region of Minwuia thermotolerans genomic DNA includes:
- the cysK gene encoding cysteine synthase A, which translates to MTDFERFTPPRGRIYDSIVETIGSTPLVRLNRIGENLAEGAAILAKLEFFNPLSSVKDRIGVSMIEALEETGDLKPGATIIEPTSGNTGIALAFVAAAKGYRLILVMPESMSIERRRMLKLLGAELELTPPEKGMNGAIARANELMADNAGAVMPQQFANPANPAIHVATTAEEIWADTAGKVDVIIAGVGTGGTITGIGRVLKQRRPGVHIVAVEPEDSPVLSGGNPGPHKIQGIGAGFVPDNLDRSVVDEVLTIGNETAFETARRLARLEGIPVGISSGAAVAAALEVGERKTMAGKTIVAILPSFAERYLSTALFEGL; encoded by the coding sequence ATGACCGACTTCGAACGCTTCACGCCGCCGCGCGGCCGCATCTATGATTCAATCGTCGAGACCATCGGCTCCACGCCGCTGGTGCGCCTCAACCGCATCGGCGAGAACCTGGCCGAGGGCGCCGCGATCCTGGCCAAGCTGGAATTCTTCAATCCGCTCTCCTCGGTCAAGGACCGCATCGGCGTCTCCATGATCGAGGCGCTGGAGGAAACCGGCGATCTGAAACCGGGCGCGACCATCATCGAGCCGACGTCGGGCAATACCGGCATCGCCCTGGCCTTCGTCGCCGCCGCCAAGGGCTACCGGCTGATCCTGGTGATGCCGGAAAGCATGTCGATCGAACGGCGGCGGATGCTGAAGCTGCTGGGCGCGGAGCTGGAACTGACTCCGCCGGAGAAGGGCATGAACGGCGCCATCGCGCGCGCCAACGAACTGATGGCGGATAACGCCGGCGCCGTGATGCCGCAGCAGTTCGCCAATCCCGCGAACCCGGCGATCCATGTCGCCACCACGGCCGAGGAAATCTGGGCCGACACGGCCGGCAAGGTCGACGTCATCATCGCCGGCGTCGGCACCGGCGGCACCATCACCGGTATCGGCCGGGTGCTGAAGCAGCGCAGGCCCGGCGTCCACATCGTCGCCGTCGAGCCCGAGGACAGCCCCGTGCTGTCGGGCGGCAATCCGGGACCGCACAAGATCCAGGGCATCGGCGCGGGCTTCGTGCCCGACAATCTCGACCGCTCCGTGGTCGACGAGGTGCTGACCATCGGCAACGAGACAGCCTTCGAGACCGCGCGCCGCCTTGCGCGGCTGGAAGGCATTCCCGTCGGCATTTCGTCGGGCGCGGCGGTCGCCGCGGCGCTGGAGGTCGGTGAGCGGAAGACCATGGCCGGCAAGACGATCGTCGCCATCCTGCCGTCCTTCGCCGAACGCTATCTCTCGACGGCGCTGTTCGAGGGGCTCTGA
- a CDS encoding RrF2 family transcriptional regulator, with the protein MLRLPKKTMFALDAVLDVAYNARPDPVQSKDITARQKIPPRYLEQAMQQLVRAGILKGVRGPRGGYTLARERRRITVADIVRVISSDDEPEEDTGSDLGHKVVRPLWNEIQLEIVDRLSEITLEDLCRRAESAKVPKAASNTRDFTI; encoded by the coding sequence ATCCTCCGCCTGCCGAAGAAGACCATGTTCGCACTCGATGCCGTGCTCGACGTCGCCTACAACGCTCGGCCCGACCCGGTGCAGTCCAAGGACATCACGGCGCGACAGAAGATTCCGCCGCGCTATCTGGAGCAGGCGATGCAGCAGCTCGTGCGCGCCGGCATCCTGAAGGGCGTGCGCGGCCCCCGCGGCGGCTACACCCTGGCCCGGGAGCGCCGGCGCATTACCGTGGCCGACATCGTCCGCGTCATCTCCAGCGACGACGAGCCGGAGGAGGATACGGGCTCCGACCTGGGCCACAAGGTGGTCCGGCCGCTGTGGAACGAGATCCAGCTGGAGATCGTCGACCGGCTTTCGGAGATCACACTGGAGGATCTCTGCCGCCGCGCCGAGTCCGCCAAGGTGCCCAAGGCCGCCAGCAACACGCGCGATTTCACCATCTGA
- the dut gene encoding dUTP diphosphatase, with amino-acid sequence MNLDAIPIRRLAHAADLPLPAYESAGAAGMDLRAAIDAPLILAPWRRAMVPTGIAIALPPGHEAQVRPRSGLAARHGVTVLNSPGTVDADYRGEVSVILVNLSAEPFEIRRGDRIAQMVVAPVSRCAWREVEALEETARGGGGFGSTGVGRP; translated from the coding sequence ATGAACCTGGACGCCATCCCCATCCGCCGGCTGGCGCACGCCGCCGATCTGCCCCTGCCCGCCTATGAGAGCGCCGGGGCGGCGGGCATGGATCTCCGCGCGGCGATCGACGCGCCGCTGATACTGGCGCCCTGGCGCCGGGCGATGGTGCCGACGGGTATCGCCATCGCCCTGCCGCCCGGCCACGAGGCGCAGGTGCGCCCGCGATCCGGCCTCGCGGCCCGTCACGGCGTGACGGTGCTGAACAGCCCCGGCACGGTGGACGCCGACTATCGTGGCGAGGTCTCCGTGATCCTGGTGAACCTCTCGGCGGAACCCTTCGAGATCCGCCGCGGCGACCGCATCGCCCAGATGGTGGTCGCCCCGGTCAGCCGCTGCGCCTGGCGGGAAGTCGAAGCGCTCGAGGAGACCGCCCGTGGCGGCGGCGGCTTCGGCTCGACGGGGGTGGGCCGGCCATGA